In the Urocitellus parryii isolate mUroPar1 chromosome 10, mUroPar1.hap1, whole genome shotgun sequence genome, one interval contains:
- the Pigg gene encoding GPI ethanolamine phosphate transferase 2, catalytic subunit isoform X2 produces MRLGSGAFAASCVAIEVLGVAIFLRGFFPAPVRSSSRTEHRAEPPAPEPAAGARSNWTKLPPPLFNKVVIVLIDALRDDFVFGSKGVKYMPYTSYLVEKGASHSFVAEAKPPTVTMPRIKALMTGSLPGFVDVIRNLNSPALLEDSVIRQAKAAGKRVIFYGDETWVKLFPKHFVEYDGTTSFFVSDYTEVDDNVTRHLDTVLKRGDWDMLILHYLGLDHIGHISGPNSPLIGRKLSEMDSILMKIHTSLLSKERETLSPSLLVLCGDHGMSETGSHGASSTEEVSTPLILISSSFERRPGDIRHPKRVQQTDLAATLAIGLGLPIPKDSVGSLLFPVVEGKPVREQLRFLHLNTVQLSKLLQENMPSYEKDPGFEQFKMAEKLHGNWVKLHLEENRSDILLSLGTKVLRQYLGALKTLSLSLSTQVAQYDIYSMAVGTVVVLEVLTLLLLSTPQALRRGADLEVPLRSPVFSLLFYLVFLVLSAIHVIVCTSATNSCYLCSLPWLVAGGLMVLVSALLCAIVSTLTRTVIESTLLRKNAALPSSRWSEMDLLLMLGTAGHVLSLGASSFVEEEHQTWYFLVNTLCLALSQETCRSCFPGDDSKPQHSVHMLQDSAVYRAPILHRAGHASPSSEALGGHTRWAILASPWLVLACCRLLRSLNQTGVQGAHRPDLGLWLTSSDHKVELSGLAALSLLVIFLLVQRGCSLVSRAALALGLLGVFCYRAAIGNVLFPWQPGNKGFSKETPTTLPPLTSQQASWA; encoded by the exons ATGCGGTTGGGCTCCGGGGCCTTCGCTGCCAGCTGCGTAGCCATTGAAGTGCTTGGGGTCGCGATCTTCCTGCGGGGATTCTTCCCGGCTCCCGTTCGTTCCTCTTCCAGGACCGAGCACCGAGCAGAGCCCCCGGCGCCCGAGCCTGCTGCTG GAGCCCGTTCCAACTGGACCAAGCTACCACCTCCTCTCTTCAATAAAGTTGTCATTGTGCTGATAGATGCCTTGAGAGATGATTTTGTGTTTGGGTCAAAGGGTGTGAAGTATATGCCCTACACAAGTTATCTTGTGGAAAAAGGAGCATCTCACAGTTTTGTGGCTGAAGCAAAGCCACCCACAGTGACTATGCCTCGAATCAAG GCATTGATGACAGGGAGCCTCCCTGGCTTTGTAGATGTCATCAGGAACCTCAATTCTCCTGCACTACTGGAAGACAGTGTGATCAGACAAGCAAAAGCAGCTGGGAAGAGAGTGATCTTTTATGGAGATGAAACATGGGTTAAGTTATTTCCAAAGCATTTTGTGGAATATGATGGAACAACCTCATTTTTTGTGTCAGATTATACAGag GTAGATGATAACGTCACAAGGCATTTGGATACAGTATTAAAAAGAGGAGATTGGGACATGCTAATCCTCCACTACCTGGGCCTGGACCACATTGGCCACATTTCTGGGCCCAACAGCCCCCTGATTGGGCGCAAGCTTAGTGAAATGGACAGCATCCTGATGAAGATTCACACCTCACTGCTGTCCAAG GAGAGAGAGACTCTCTCACCCAGTTTGCTGGTTCTTTGTGGGGACCACGGCATGTCGGAGACGGGGAGTCATGGGGCCTCTTCCACAGAGGAAGTAAGCACACCTCTGATCCTAATCAGCTCTTCATTTGAAAGGAGACCCG GGGACATCCGACACCCAAAGCGTGTCCAGCAGACTGATTTGGCTGCAACACTGGCAATTGGACTTGGTTTGCCAATTCCTAAAGACAGTGTGGGGAGTCTCTTATTCCCAGTTGTAGAAGGGAAACCAGTGAGGGAACAACTGAGATTCTTACACCTGAACACAGTGCAGCTCAGCAAGTTGCTGCAGGAGAACATGCCATCTTATGAGAAAG ATCCCGGATTTGAGCAGTTTAAAATGGCAGAAAAGTTGCATGGGAACTGGGTCAAACTACACTTGGAGGAAAACCGTTCAGACATCCTGCTCAGCCTTGGAACCAAGGTGCTCAGGCAGTACCTGGGTGCACTGAAGACCTTGAGTCTGTCTCTGAGCACACAAGTGGCCCAGTACGATATCTACTCGATGGCAGTGGGGACTGTCGTGGTTTTGGAG GTTCTCACCCTGCTCCTCCTCAGCACCCCACAGGCGCTGCGCAGAGGGGCTGACCTGGAAGTTCCTCTGCGGTCTCCTGTGTTTTCTCTGCTCTTTTATTTGGTATTCCTAGTTCTTTCTGCCATTCATGTCATAGTATGCACCTCAGCCACAAATTCCTGCTACCTCTGTAGCCTCCCGTGGCTGGTGGCAGGAGGGCTGATGGTTCTGGTTTCCGCACTGCTCTGTGCAATTGTCTCCACTCTCACCAGGACTGTCATCGAGAGCACTCTCCTGAGGAAG AATGCAGCTCTCCCCAGCTCCAGGTGGTCAGAGATGGACCTTCTCCTGATGCTGGGCACAGCAGGCCATGTCCTGAGCCTGGGTGCCAGCAGCTTTGTGGAAGAGGAACATCAGACCTGGTACTTCCTGGTCAATACCCTGTGTCTGGCTCTGAGCCAAGAAACCTGCCGTAGCTGCTTTCCAGGAGATGACAGCAAGCCTCAGCACAGTGTCCACATGCTGCAGGATAGTGCAGTCTACAGAGCCCCCATACTCCACAGAGCAGGCCATGCCTCCCCCTCCTCAGAAGCACTTGGGGGCCACACACGGTGGGCTATCCTGGCAAGCCCCTGGCTGGTGCTGGCCTGTTGCCGATTGCTACGGTCCCTGAACCAGACGGGAGTGCAGGGAGCCCACAGGCCTGACCTCGGCCTCTGGCTCACCAG CTCTGACCATAAGGTGGAGCTCTCTGGTCTGGCCGCTCTCTCCCTGCTGGTGATCTTCTTGTTGGTTCAGAGAGGGTGCTCCCTGGTGTCCAGAGCAGCTTTGGCACTGGGGCTGCTGGGTGTTTTCTGCTACAGGGCAGCCATTGGGAATGTGCTGTTTCCATGGCAACCAGGCAACAAAGGCTTTTCAAA